From Drosophila virilis strain 15010-1051.87 chromosome X, Dvir_AGI_RSII-ME, whole genome shotgun sequence, the proteins below share one genomic window:
- the LOC6633565 gene encoding acidic phospholipase A2 PA4 isoform X3, with protein sequence MKTPALPLTSLLVALLLSQRLAPSAGSAVLISDMTMTMMVELSSRHPFCKMHTDRGDIQRMLLQSDPRRIRQVPRESVVELEEVCRRQGSYGHEFRGGLGFIYPGTKWCGPGTAATSYDDLGQHAREDRCCREHDMCPDVLNVGDCRRGLCNRGTFTRSHCDCDARFRRCLQAANTETANTLGAIFYNVVQVTCFQERSPCSAHQRAGYNQTEQEAICAQWQYQPSEKYVPSQPRTS encoded by the exons ATGAAGACGCCGGCGCTGCCGCTGACATCGCTGCtggtggcgctgctgctgagcCAGCGACTGGCGCCGAGCGCTGGCTCCGCGGTGCTCATCTCGGATATGACCATGACCATGATGGTGGAGCTCTCGTCGCGTCATCCGTTCTGCAAGATGCACACGGATCG GGGCGACATTCAGCGCATGTTGCTGCAATCGGATCCGCGTCGCATACGGCAGGTGCCGCGCGAGTCTGTCGTGGAGCTGGAGGAGGTGTGCCGGCGTCAGGGCTCCTATGGGCATGAGTTTCGCGGCGGGCTCGGCTTCATATATCCGGGCACAAAGTGGTGCGGCCCGGGCACAGCAGCAACCAGCTACGATGATCTTGGGCAGCATGCGCGCGAGGATCGCTGTTGTCGCGAGCACGACATGTGCCCGGATGTGCTCAACGTGGGCGACTGCCGGCGCGGCCTGTGCAATCGCGGCACCTTCACCCGCTCCCATTGCGATTGCGATGCACGGTTCCGGCGCTGTCTGCAGGCGGCCAACACGGAGACGGCCAACACGCTGGGCGCCATCTTCTACAATGTGGTGCAGGTGACCTGCTTCCAGGAGCGCAGCCCCTGCTCGGCGCACCAAAG AGCCGGCTACAATCAGACGGAGCAGGAGGCCATCTGCGCCCAGTGGCAGTATCAGCCCTCGGAGAAGTATGTGCCCAGCCAGCCGCGCACCTCGTAG
- the LOC6633565 gene encoding phospholipase A2 isoform X2: MKTPALPLTSLLVALLLSQRLAPSAGSAVLISDMTMTMMVELSSRHPFCKMHTDRGDIQRMLLQSDPRRIRQVPRESVVELEEVCRRQGSYGHEFRGGLGFIYPGTKWCGPGTAATSYDDLGQHAREDRCCREHDMCPDVLNVGDCRRGLCNRGTFTRSHCDCDARFRRCLQAANTETANTLGAIFYNVVQVTCFQERSPCSAHQSLTVSCCLFSPRAGYNQTEQEAICAQWQYQPSEKYVPSQPRTS, from the exons ATGAAGACGCCGGCGCTGCCGCTGACATCGCTGCtggtggcgctgctgctgagcCAGCGACTGGCGCCGAGCGCTGGCTCCGCGGTGCTCATCTCGGATATGACCATGACCATGATGGTGGAGCTCTCGTCGCGTCATCCGTTCTGCAAGATGCACACGGATCG GGGCGACATTCAGCGCATGTTGCTGCAATCGGATCCGCGTCGCATACGGCAGGTGCCGCGCGAGTCTGTCGTGGAGCTGGAGGAGGTGTGCCGGCGTCAGGGCTCCTATGGGCATGAGTTTCGCGGCGGGCTCGGCTTCATATATCCGGGCACAAAGTGGTGCGGCCCGGGCACAGCAGCAACCAGCTACGATGATCTTGGGCAGCATGCGCGCGAGGATCGCTGTTGTCGCGAGCACGACATGTGCCCGGATGTGCTCAACGTGGGCGACTGCCGGCGCGGCCTGTGCAATCGCGGCACCTTCACCCGCTCCCATTGCGATTGCGATGCACGGTTCCGGCGCTGTCTGCAGGCGGCCAACACGGAGACGGCCAACACGCTGGGCGCCATCTTCTACAATGTGGTGCAGGTGACCTGCTTCCAGGAGCGCAGCCCCTGCTCGGCGCACCAAAG TCTCACGGTCTCTTGTTGTCTCTTCTCACCCAGAGCCGGCTACAATCAGACGGAGCAGGAGGCCATCTGCGCCCAGTGGCAGTATCAGCCCTCGGAGAAGTATGTGCCCAGCCAGCCGCGCACCTCGTAG
- the LOC6633565 gene encoding uncharacterized protein isoform X1, translating to MKTPALPLTSLLVALLLSQRLAPSAGSAVLISDMTMTMMVELSSRHPFCKMHTDRGDIQRMLLQSDPRRIRQVPRESVVELEEVCRRQGSYGHEFRGGLGFIYPGTKWCGPGTAATSYDDLGQHAREDRCCREHDMCPDVLNVGDCRRGLCNRGTFTRSHCDCDARFRRCLQAANTETANTLGAIFYNVVQVTCFQERSPCSAHQRFEDYLYGSRQQCPAEYRQADLYVPPHADNLIAKILDQPHPLGRALAPFAPPAPLPPLKHNARRFGVKLASVGLAAVNILREVVQRPRLLWDSLHAPVSRELPPGRPPSRGYYYERPRYGPGYDYGYDYGWS from the exons ATGAAGACGCCGGCGCTGCCGCTGACATCGCTGCtggtggcgctgctgctgagcCAGCGACTGGCGCCGAGCGCTGGCTCCGCGGTGCTCATCTCGGATATGACCATGACCATGATGGTGGAGCTCTCGTCGCGTCATCCGTTCTGCAAGATGCACACGGATCG GGGCGACATTCAGCGCATGTTGCTGCAATCGGATCCGCGTCGCATACGGCAGGTGCCGCGCGAGTCTGTCGTGGAGCTGGAGGAGGTGTGCCGGCGTCAGGGCTCCTATGGGCATGAGTTTCGCGGCGGGCTCGGCTTCATATATCCGGGCACAAAGTGGTGCGGCCCGGGCACAGCAGCAACCAGCTACGATGATCTTGGGCAGCATGCGCGCGAGGATCGCTGTTGTCGCGAGCACGACATGTGCCCGGATGTGCTCAACGTGGGCGACTGCCGGCGCGGCCTGTGCAATCGCGGCACCTTCACCCGCTCCCATTGCGATTGCGATGCACGGTTCCGGCGCTGTCTGCAGGCGGCCAACACGGAGACGGCCAACACGCTGGGCGCCATCTTCTACAATGTGGTGCAGGTGACCTGCTTCCAGGAGCGCAGCCCCTGCTCGGCGCACCAAAGGTTCGAGGATTACTTATACGGCAGCCGGCAACAGTGCCCGGCCGAGTATCGGCAGGCCGATCTCTATGTGCCGCCGCATGCCGATAATCTAATTGCCAAGATTCTAGATCAGCCACATCCGCTGGGACGCGCTCTTGCGCCCTTCGCGCCACCCGCACCACTGCCCCCGCTCAAGCACAATGCACGACGCTTCGGCGTCAAGCTGGCCAGCGTCGGCCTGGCCGCAGTCAACATACTGCGCGAGGTGGTGCAGCGTCCCCGCCTGCTCTGGGACAGCCTCCATGCGCCGGTCAGCCGCGAACTGCCGCCAGGCCGGCCGCCCTCGAGGGGCTACTACTACGAGCGGCCGCGCTATGGCCCCGGCTATGATTATGGCTATGATTACGGCtggagctga